A single region of the Actinoplanes sp. SE50/110 genome encodes:
- a CDS encoding LamG-like jellyroll fold domain-containing protein yields the protein MGFAEASGRSLWPAWTGNRLTSVATDAPAAGASAPTWTYTYDGSKLTRVCSPLSATSCTSYTYVSSSHYRSVVLDDNPAAYWPLGSTAASLENVVARSPDENKATARNVVANRPGALAGSPDGALGFTGAADSYVTLPEALLAPSVAFSIELWFKAAAGKSGVLFGSQAMQIPAVSAGGWAPNLTVGIDGKLHGYQWTAGGSASSPMVSPGVVTDGQWHHAVLTMAVDKQSLYLDSAKIGEISGKVVDHIGMTRHYLGNGYTKDWPSMGAGYFPFTGEIDEVAVYRHPLSAAQVSAHYSAQAATSRLATVVEPGQFTATSATYDHASGRITTMTDRNGAQWTLAPPTVGNRVRVVTLSSTAHDAITYTYDADHNGRLVLRTDSAGSGDWEYDAAGFVNNYTNPNNRTRYFYYDQRGNRTIDVDRYNGTWRYRYYGYDLYNDPLDPRNDQLQWSTDGRSDGMSYEHRTWYYRDEKGRPTAVVKPRLPGQSSPTARKDFTYTTGTEDAIGGGTTPPGLMSTESNFAGGITHYYYNRAGDRVRTVDPVGLTTEVSYDAIGRPTTSKISAVVNDATVDYGTTTTTYNTASLPDTVTSPAIVNPITGITHTARTKYTYDAAGHTTQVDNSDTTGGDATRTWKTGYDPAGRVTSSTTPDGAVVTTEWDQAGNQVREKRPGGQILEYKYDDLGHLTETATTGDGVDPMDPATTRMVVESRAYDPAGQLASVVDAMGRETAYTYWENGFLESIRQIKRDADGTIASTVLQQYNNYDGAGNVVRRTEAGGVVHDYLYDNANNLIQDVLDPAGLMRSISYRMRGDGQPESVVSGNGLALGVNTPGESAVLSNSGSLVDGSQARYADGTTSFTYKFTLPADTTGASVNIDIDNQFLVETSSDNSTWTKILEETRDIRDGSNRAVRTLDLTPALGAGKTVYLRVRDSQPANGWGGRVVRSDLRFQRAGAPPEAASFGYDAMGRATSTTMTDPTDSPQALITATKRDPRGLPVSVTDPAGAVTSYTYDNAGRQERIVEPARSVWRNGVATDNVTPTSVAGRNTFGELTESRDANGAVARIVRDGAGRQVEQILPAYTPPGSTAITPSTKTAYDDRGLAVTETDGLGRVTSYEHDKTAG from the coding sequence ATGGGCTTCGCGGAGGCCAGCGGCCGCTCACTATGGCCGGCATGGACCGGTAACAGGCTCACCTCGGTCGCCACGGACGCGCCCGCCGCGGGCGCTTCCGCACCGACCTGGACCTACACCTACGACGGCAGCAAGCTGACCCGGGTCTGCAGCCCGCTGTCGGCCACCTCATGCACCAGCTACACATACGTTTCCTCCTCGCACTACCGCTCAGTGGTGCTCGACGACAACCCGGCAGCGTACTGGCCGCTCGGCAGCACCGCAGCCAGCCTCGAGAACGTCGTAGCGCGCAGCCCCGACGAGAACAAGGCCACCGCCCGCAACGTTGTAGCCAACCGGCCCGGCGCATTGGCCGGCTCGCCGGACGGGGCACTCGGCTTCACCGGCGCCGCTGACAGCTATGTGACGCTGCCGGAGGCACTGCTGGCTCCGTCCGTGGCGTTCAGCATCGAGCTGTGGTTCAAGGCCGCCGCCGGCAAGTCCGGGGTTCTCTTCGGGTCCCAGGCGATGCAGATTCCCGCCGTCTCAGCCGGTGGGTGGGCGCCCAACTTGACAGTCGGTATCGACGGCAAGCTGCACGGCTACCAGTGGACTGCCGGCGGTTCAGCCTCCAGCCCGATGGTTTCGCCCGGTGTGGTTACCGACGGGCAGTGGCACCACGCGGTGCTCACCATGGCCGTTGACAAGCAGAGCCTCTATCTCGACAGCGCGAAAATCGGTGAGATCTCCGGCAAGGTCGTCGACCACATCGGGATGACCCGGCACTACTTGGGCAACGGATACACCAAGGACTGGCCGTCGATGGGGGCCGGATACTTCCCGTTCACCGGTGAGATCGATGAGGTCGCCGTCTACCGGCATCCACTTTCAGCCGCCCAGGTCAGCGCGCATTACAGCGCGCAGGCGGCCACCTCACGGTTGGCCACGGTGGTCGAACCGGGGCAGTTCACCGCCACGTCCGCGACCTACGACCACGCGTCCGGCCGGATCACCACTATGACCGACCGCAACGGCGCCCAGTGGACCCTGGCGCCGCCAACAGTCGGCAACCGGGTTCGCGTCGTCACCTTGTCATCGACGGCCCACGACGCCATCACTTATACCTACGACGCCGACCACAACGGCCGACTGGTCCTGCGTACCGACAGTGCCGGCAGCGGCGACTGGGAATACGATGCCGCCGGGTTCGTCAACAACTACACCAACCCCAACAACCGCACCCGCTACTTCTATTACGACCAGCGGGGTAACCGGACCATTGACGTCGACAGGTACAACGGCACCTGGCGATACCGCTACTACGGCTACGACCTCTACAACGATCCGCTCGACCCCCGCAACGACCAGCTGCAATGGTCGACCGACGGCCGCAGCGACGGAATGTCCTACGAGCACCGCACCTGGTACTACCGCGACGAGAAAGGCCGGCCAACCGCGGTCGTCAAACCTAGACTGCCCGGGCAATCCAGCCCGACCGCACGCAAAGACTTCACCTACACCACCGGCACCGAGGACGCGATCGGCGGCGGCACCACACCCCCTGGCCTGATGTCCACCGAGTCGAACTTCGCCGGCGGCATCACCCACTACTACTACAACCGCGCAGGCGACCGAGTACGCACCGTCGACCCGGTCGGGCTGACCACCGAGGTGAGCTACGACGCGATCGGCCGCCCGACCACCTCCAAAATCAGCGCCGTCGTGAACGACGCCACGGTCGACTACGGCACCACCACGACCACCTACAACACGGCATCGCTGCCAGACACCGTAACGTCGCCGGCAATCGTCAACCCGATCACCGGCATCACCCACACCGCACGCACGAAATACACCTACGACGCCGCCGGCCACACCACGCAGGTCGACAACAGCGACACCACAGGCGGCGACGCCACCCGCACCTGGAAAACCGGGTACGACCCGGCCGGCCGGGTCACCTCCTCCACCACCCCGGACGGCGCCGTTGTCACCACCGAGTGGGATCAGGCCGGCAACCAAGTCCGCGAAAAGCGGCCCGGCGGGCAGATCCTGGAATACAAGTACGACGACCTCGGCCACCTGACCGAGACGGCCACCACCGGCGACGGCGTTGACCCCATGGACCCAGCCACGACCCGGATGGTCGTGGAGTCGCGCGCATACGACCCTGCCGGCCAGCTCGCCTCGGTGGTCGACGCGATGGGACGCGAAACGGCGTACACCTACTGGGAAAACGGCTTCCTGGAAAGCATCAGGCAGATCAAACGCGACGCCGACGGCACGATCGCGTCCACGGTTTTGCAGCAATATAACAACTACGACGGCGCCGGCAACGTGGTGCGCCGCACCGAGGCCGGCGGCGTCGTGCACGACTACCTGTACGACAACGCCAACAACCTCATCCAGGACGTCCTCGACCCGGCCGGGCTGATGCGCTCCATCTCCTACCGGATGCGCGGCGACGGCCAGCCGGAATCAGTGGTCTCCGGCAACGGTTTGGCACTGGGCGTCAACACCCCCGGTGAATCCGCCGTACTGTCCAACAGCGGGTCCCTGGTCGACGGGTCGCAGGCCCGCTACGCCGACGGCACCACGTCCTTCACCTACAAGTTCACCCTGCCCGCCGACACCACCGGCGCCAGCGTGAACATCGATATCGACAACCAATTCCTCGTCGAGACCAGCTCGGACAACAGCACGTGGACCAAGATCTTGGAGGAGACGCGCGACATTCGCGACGGCTCCAACCGCGCGGTCCGCACCCTCGACCTAACTCCGGCTCTCGGGGCCGGCAAGACGGTCTACCTGCGGGTGCGTGACAGCCAGCCAGCCAACGGCTGGGGCGGCCGTGTCGTGCGCTCGGACCTGCGTTTTCAGCGTGCCGGCGCGCCCCCGGAGGCGGCAAGTTTCGGCTACGACGCGATGGGCCGTGCCACCAGCACCACGATGACCGATCCTACGGACAGCCCACAGGCGCTGATCACGGCGACCAAGCGTGACCCGCGCGGCCTGCCGGTCTCGGTCACCGACCCGGCCGGCGCGGTCACCAGCTACACCTACGACAACGCCGGTCGGCAGGAAAGGATCGTCGAGCCCGCCAGGTCGGTATGGCGCAACGGCGTCGCCACCGACAACGTCACCCCGACCTCGGTGGCCGGCCGCAACACGTTCGGCGAACTGACCGAGTCACGCGACGCCAACGGCGCAGTCGCACGAATCGTGCGGGACGGAGCGGGCCGCCAAGTCGAGCAAATCCTGCCCGCCTACACCCCGCCCGGCAGCACCGCGATCACGCCGAGCACCAAGACCGCATACGACGATCGCGGGCTCGCGGTGACCGAGACCGACGGCCTGGGCCGGGTTACCAGCTACGAGCACGACAAAACGGCTGGCTGA
- a CDS encoding DUF4240 domain-containing protein, whose amino-acid sequence MDTDDVWQLVEQARRERDGSLQADEVAQRMVELLAEREPAEIASFAQPLWDLLAESYRVELWAAAYVVNGGASDDGFDYFRGWLITQGRTVFQQAVADPDTLADNPIVIQSAAAGECLEDGDVLNVASNAYLAATGHELPHDAFTIRYPELDFTWDFDDEAEMRQRLPRLTDLHYQSAEA is encoded by the coding sequence GTGGACACCGATGATGTGTGGCAACTGGTTGAACAGGCTCGACGGGAGCGGGACGGCTCACTGCAGGCAGACGAGGTTGCACAACGCATGGTCGAGTTGCTGGCAGAACGTGAGCCAGCTGAGATTGCCTCCTTCGCTCAGCCCTTGTGGGATCTGCTCGCCGAGTCGTACCGGGTCGAGCTTTGGGCGGCCGCCTACGTAGTCAACGGCGGTGCCTCTGATGACGGTTTCGACTACTTCCGCGGCTGGCTGATCACTCAGGGACGCACGGTGTTCCAGCAAGCAGTCGCCGATCCGGACACTCTCGCCGACAACCCCATCGTCATCCAATCCGCTGCAGCCGGCGAGTGTTTGGAGGATGGAGATGTCCTCAACGTTGCCTCGAACGCGTACCTGGCAGCGACCGGCCATGAGCTGCCACATGATGCCTTCACCATCCGGTACCCGGAACTCGACTTCACCTGGGACTTCGACGACGAGGCTGAGATGCGTCAACGCCTGCCGCGCCTTACCGATTTGCACTACCAGTCGGCCGAGGCATAA
- a CDS encoding IS30 family transposase, whose amino-acid sequence MNNSAACREVGINRRTGTRWRYGRTIISADGESRVYAPIAVPKRAVSARYLSESERITIADEHRAGSSIRAIAALLDRAPSTISREISRNSDPATGDYHPFAAHQQAAARRPRPKPAKLQTNTELRDLVQELLNQRWSPEQICRALPLQHPDRPELRLTHETIYQALYRPDRGGLTRSRSPLLRTGRTYRKRRRSREQRTPRFTDSSNSIHDRPITADDRGIPGHWEGDLIMGAHNRTAIGTLVERSTRYVMLVHVPQGRNAAHFRDQLITAFSTLPTELRQSLAWDQGVEMGRHAEFTAATSTPVYFCDPASPWQRGSNENTNGLLRQYFPKSSDLSVHTAEDLTAVAAELNNRPRKTLGWDTPALRFARLLAEAA is encoded by the coding sequence ATGAACAACTCGGCGGCCTGCAGGGAAGTCGGGATCAACCGTCGCACCGGCACCCGCTGGCGATACGGCCGGACCATCATCAGCGCGGACGGCGAGTCCAGGGTCTATGCGCCGATCGCTGTGCCGAAGCGGGCTGTTTCGGCCCGCTACCTGTCCGAGTCCGAGCGCATCACCATCGCTGACGAGCACCGAGCCGGCAGCTCGATTCGGGCGATCGCCGCACTGCTGGACCGAGCGCCGTCCACCATCAGCCGAGAGATCAGCCGTAACAGCGACCCGGCAACCGGCGACTACCACCCCTTCGCCGCCCACCAGCAGGCGGCGGCACGTCGCCCACGACCCAAACCAGCGAAGCTACAAACCAACACCGAGCTGCGCGACCTGGTCCAAGAGTTGCTAAATCAACGGTGGAGCCCGGAGCAAATCTGCCGTGCCCTGCCGCTGCAACATCCCGACCGGCCAGAACTGCGGCTAACACACGAAACGATCTATCAGGCGTTGTACCGGCCCGATCGAGGCGGCCTGACACGCAGTCGCTCGCCGCTGCTGCGCACCGGCCGCACGTATCGCAAGCGCCGTCGCAGCCGCGAGCAACGCACTCCGCGGTTCACCGACAGCTCGAACAGCATCCACGACCGTCCCATTACCGCCGACGACCGCGGCATACCTGGACACTGGGAAGGCGACCTAATCATGGGCGCCCACAACCGGACGGCCATCGGCACCCTGGTCGAGCGCAGCACCCGCTACGTCATGCTCGTCCATGTCCCGCAAGGTCGCAACGCCGCACACTTTCGCGACCAGCTCATCACCGCGTTCTCGACCCTGCCGACGGAGCTAAGGCAGTCGTTGGCCTGGGATCAGGGCGTCGAGATGGGCCGGCATGCCGAGTTCACCGCCGCCACCAGCACACCGGTCTACTTCTGCGACCCGGCCAGCCCCTGGCAGCGCGGCTCGAACGAGAACACCAACGGCCTGCTCCGCCAATACTTCCCCAAGAGCAGCGACCTCAGCGTGCACACCGCCGAAGACCTGACCGCCGTAGCCGCCGAACTCAACAACCGGCCGCGCAAGACCCTCGGCTGGGACACCCCTGCCCTGCGGTTCGCCCGGTTACTCGCCGAAGCCGCATGA
- a CDS encoding transposase, which produces MTAGWKDVAVPKPYPREFRDDVVRITQGRDPGVTVERIAKNFGVHPMTLFKWLRQAELDAGAEPGVSRNDSAELREARKRIKLLEQENEVLRRAAASQAA; this is translated from the coding sequence GTGACGGCGGGCTGGAAGGATGTTGCTGTGCCCAAGCCCTACCCCCGGGAGTTTCGCGATGACGTCGTGCGGATCACCCAAGGCCGTGACCCGGGCGTGACGGTCGAGCGAATCGCCAAGAACTTCGGGGTCCACCCGATGACGTTGTTCAAGTGGCTGCGCCAAGCCGAACTCGACGCCGGCGCCGAGCCCGGCGTGAGTCGCAATGATTCCGCCGAGCTGCGCGAGGCCCGCAAGCGGATCAAGCTCCTCGAGCAGGAGAACGAGGTCCTGCGCCGGGCCGCGGCCAGTCAGGCCGCGTGA